One part of the Clostridium thermosuccinogenes genome encodes these proteins:
- a CDS encoding alpha-mannosidase, which translates to MYFTEERIKRILHELSGYIYPDTEKIPSYKMKQGNFKGGEQVDLDDSSWDTFTAGERWGGRDIHYWFRTDVVIPDRFDGKTVVFEIKTGKEKAWDATNPQFLIYLNGKLIQGLDVNHRQIVITEKAKSGDKYKIALHAYSGMEDSLSLLETQLAVLDRNVEKLYYDIKVPLDIALLQDSQDKRRIDILNYLNDAINMLDLRKPHSPEFNKSVLEADAYLDSEFYKKYCGVDDVIATCVGHTHIDVAWLWTVSQTREKAARSFSTVINLMKQYPEYIFMSSQPQLYKFVKEDHPELYEEIKKMIAEGRWEPEGAMWLEADCNLSSGESLVRQVLFGTRFFEEEFGIKSKVLWLPDVFGYSAALPQILKKSGIDYFMTTKISWNEYNKVPYDTFMWKGMDGTEILTHFITTKDAGFKLNDHFTTYNGDIKPSQVKGAWDRYQQKDINNDVLISFGYGDGGGGPTKEMLENARRMEKGIPGCPKVQMGKSLDYFKRLEKKVSGNRRLPKWVGELYLEYHRGTYTSMARNKKYNRKSEFLYQNAELLSVINQAAAGAPEYPAKELNGGWETILLNQFHDILPGSSIKEVYEDSQKDYLRILDEGKQLVDKALCGIAGSIDLKEKSVVAFNTLSYDRTDIVEFDLPEGYENIEISDYNGKVMPSQIVCGTGKDEAGRKKVIFLAENIPAKGYKAFKISKASGNANAASPVVADKNGFSNKYFDVKLDEQLNITSIYDKVNNREVLKEGQRANVLQAFEDKPHNFDAWDINIYYQEKMWEVNDVQSVELVENGPVRTTLKVTRKFLDSTITQYMHVYSDIPRIDFANVIDWKEKQVLLKAAFPVDVHSDKATYEIQYGNVERPTHWNTSWDYARFEVCAHKWADLSEDGYGVSLLNDCKYGHDIKDGVMRLTLLKSATSPNVDADREMHEFTYSIYPHAGDWKDAGTVKMAYELNCPVYAKVEDAHKGSLPVEFSLLSVDKENVVVEVVKKAEKGDEMIVRLYECYNRRSDVTLKFFKNVSKVWECDLLENNISEVATDGNSFKFSIKPYEIKTFKISI; encoded by the coding sequence ATGTATTTTACAGAGGAAAGGATAAAGAGAATCCTCCATGAGTTGTCCGGATACATATACCCTGACACTGAGAAGATTCCCTCATACAAAATGAAGCAGGGAAACTTCAAAGGGGGAGAGCAGGTAGATCTCGATGACTCTTCCTGGGACACTTTCACTGCAGGAGAACGCTGGGGAGGAAGAGATATCCACTACTGGTTCAGGACAGATGTGGTAATACCTGACAGATTTGATGGCAAAACTGTCGTTTTTGAAATCAAGACAGGAAAAGAAAAAGCATGGGATGCTACAAACCCACAGTTTCTGATCTACCTCAACGGAAAGCTCATCCAGGGTCTTGACGTCAACCACCGCCAGATTGTGATAACGGAAAAGGCAAAAAGTGGTGATAAATACAAGATAGCTCTTCATGCATACTCAGGAATGGAAGATTCCCTTTCACTGCTGGAAACACAGCTTGCAGTGCTTGACAGGAATGTGGAAAAGCTGTACTACGATATAAAGGTGCCTCTTGATATAGCACTCCTTCAGGATAGCCAGGATAAAAGGCGTATTGACATATTGAATTATCTGAATGATGCAATCAATATGCTTGACTTGAGAAAGCCGCATTCACCGGAATTCAATAAGTCAGTCCTGGAAGCTGATGCTTATCTGGACAGCGAATTTTACAAGAAGTATTGCGGAGTAGATGATGTAATAGCTACCTGTGTAGGACATACCCACATAGACGTAGCATGGCTCTGGACTGTATCCCAGACCAGGGAAAAAGCTGCAAGGAGCTTCTCAACCGTTATAAACCTCATGAAGCAATATCCTGAATATATATTCATGTCCAGCCAGCCTCAGCTTTACAAGTTCGTGAAGGAAGATCATCCGGAACTGTATGAGGAGATCAAGAAAATGATTGCCGAAGGCCGCTGGGAACCGGAAGGAGCCATGTGGCTTGAAGCAGACTGTAACCTCTCATCCGGTGAGTCCCTGGTAAGGCAGGTACTTTTCGGCACACGCTTCTTCGAAGAAGAGTTCGGCATAAAGAGCAAAGTGCTCTGGCTCCCCGACGTTTTCGGATACAGTGCTGCACTGCCCCAGATTCTCAAGAAATCCGGCATTGATTATTTCATGACTACCAAAATAAGCTGGAACGAATACAACAAGGTGCCATATGATACCTTCATGTGGAAAGGTATGGACGGAACTGAAATATTGACCCATTTTATTACCACTAAGGATGCGGGTTTCAAGCTTAATGACCATTTCACCACCTATAATGGAGATATTAAACCCAGCCAGGTAAAAGGCGCTTGGGACAGATACCAGCAGAAGGATATAAACAATGACGTCCTCATTTCCTTCGGATATGGTGACGGAGGCGGCGGACCGACCAAGGAAATGCTCGAGAATGCAAGAAGGATGGAAAAAGGAATACCCGGATGTCCGAAAGTTCAGATGGGTAAATCCCTGGACTATTTTAAAAGGCTGGAAAAGAAGGTGTCCGGCAACAGAAGGCTGCCTAAATGGGTAGGAGAGCTTTATCTCGAGTACCACAGAGGTACTTATACTTCCATGGCCAGAAATAAGAAGTACAACAGAAAGAGCGAGTTCCTCTATCAGAATGCAGAGCTTCTGTCAGTTATAAACCAGGCTGCGGCAGGTGCGCCGGAATACCCTGCTAAGGAACTCAACGGTGGTTGGGAGACCATACTTCTGAACCAGTTCCATGATATCCTGCCCGGTTCATCAATTAAAGAGGTTTATGAGGATTCACAGAAGGATTACCTCAGAATACTGGATGAAGGAAAGCAGCTTGTGGATAAGGCTTTATGCGGTATCGCCGGCAGCATCGACCTTAAGGAAAAGTCAGTTGTGGCGTTCAACACATTGAGCTATGACAGGACAGATATAGTTGAGTTCGATTTGCCTGAGGGTTATGAAAACATAGAAATAAGCGATTACAACGGAAAGGTTATGCCGAGCCAGATTGTTTGCGGTACTGGAAAAGATGAAGCAGGCCGCAAAAAGGTGATCTTCCTGGCAGAGAATATTCCTGCTAAGGGATACAAGGCATTTAAGATCTCCAAAGCATCGGGAAATGCCAACGCAGCAAGTCCTGTAGTTGCAGACAAGAATGGCTTCAGCAACAAGTATTTCGATGTGAAGCTGGATGAACAGCTCAACATCACTTCCATCTATGACAAGGTGAACAACAGGGAAGTGTTGAAGGAAGGACAGAGGGCAAACGTACTCCAGGCCTTTGAAGATAAGCCACACAATTTCGATGCTTGGGATATAAACATTTACTACCAGGAGAAAATGTGGGAAGTAAATGATGTTCAGAGCGTGGAACTCGTTGAAAACGGCCCTGTAAGGACTACCCTGAAAGTAACAAGGAAGTTCCTGGATTCAACAATCACACAATATATGCATGTATACAGCGATATTCCAAGAATAGATTTTGCCAATGTTATCGACTGGAAGGAAAAGCAGGTGCTTCTGAAAGCTGCTTTCCCGGTAGATGTTCATTCCGATAAGGCAACCTATGAAATACAGTACGGAAATGTTGAAAGACCTACACATTGGAATACCAGCTGGGATTATGCAAGGTTTGAGGTATGCGCTCACAAATGGGCAGACCTGTCGGAAGACGGCTATGGCGTGAGCTTGCTTAACGACTGCAAATACGGACATGACATAAAAGACGGTGTCATGAGGCTCACTCTGCTTAAATCAGCAACCAGTCCTAACGTGGATGCTGACAGGGAAATGCATGAATTCACTTATTCCATTTATCCTCATGCCGGAGACTGGAAGGATGCCGGTACAGTAAAGATGGCTTATGAGCTCAACTGCCCTGTATATGCGAAGGTTGAAGATGCCCATAAGGGTAGTCTGCCGGTGGAATTCTCACTCCTTAGCGTTGACAAGGAAAATGTTGTAGTAGAGGTTGTGAAGAAGGCAGAAAAAGGAGACGAAATGATTGTAAGGCTTTACGAGTGCTATAACAGAAGGTCGGATGTAACTCTGAAATTCTTCAAGAATGTTTCCAAGGTATGGGAATGCGACCTCCTGGAGAACAACATAAGCGAAGTTGCAACTGACGGCAACAGCTTCAAGTTCAGCATCAAGCCTTATGAGATCAAGACATTCAAGATATCAATATAA
- a CDS encoding GatB/YqeY domain-containing protein: MSLKERLLDDLKVAMRDKDIVKKNAIQMVRSAVLQIEKDKKITLDDDGIIEVVAKEVKQRKESLPEFIDSGRQDLVDNLKAEIDVLMQYLPQQLTEEEIEALVREAINESGASSARDIGKVMKIVLPKVKGRADGKTVNQIASKLLG; this comes from the coding sequence ATGTCCCTTAAGGAAAGACTGCTTGATGATTTGAAAGTTGCTATGAGGGATAAGGATATCGTTAAGAAAAACGCTATCCAAATGGTCAGGTCTGCTGTACTTCAGATAGAGAAAGATAAGAAGATAACCCTTGACGATGATGGTATAATTGAGGTAGTGGCTAAGGAAGTTAAGCAAAGGAAGGAATCCCTTCCTGAGTTTATAGATAGTGGAAGGCAGGATCTTGTTGATAACCTTAAGGCTGAGATTGATGTGCTGATGCAGTATCTGCCGCAGCAGCTTACAGAGGAGGAAATCGAAGCCCTGGTAAGGGAAGCAATAAACGAATCTGGAGCAAGTTCAGCCAGAGATATAGGTAAGGTAATGAAGATAGTGCTGCCTAAGGTCAAAGGCAGAGCTGACGGAAAAACAGTAAACCAAATAGCAAGTAAACTTTTAGGATAA
- a CDS encoding DUF72 domain-containing protein — MIYIGTSGYSYKDWIGPFYPEGIKDSYMLEYYSQHFNFTEVNSTYYHMPRLQLFESLNKKTPDGFKFAVKLFGGFTHERSAGALEAQQFNYALLPLIESGKLTCLLAQFPYSFHYNEKNMEHLKRLKEWFENIEVVIEFRNREWIRSETMQFLKKEGLGYVCVDEPDIKGLIKNVTAVTSRISYLRMHGRNAQKWYGSEGSDRYNYLYSKDELMEWVPRIKEMEKMSSITLVAFNNHPIGKAIINARELTDMLLI; from the coding sequence ATGATATATATCGGCACATCGGGCTACTCATACAAAGACTGGATAGGACCCTTTTACCCTGAAGGAATAAAGGATTCATACATGCTGGAGTATTATTCGCAGCATTTTAATTTCACTGAGGTGAATTCGACTTATTATCACATGCCCAGGCTTCAATTGTTTGAAAGCCTTAATAAAAAAACCCCCGATGGCTTCAAATTTGCGGTAAAGCTCTTCGGAGGATTCACCCATGAACGGAGTGCCGGAGCTTTGGAAGCACAGCAGTTTAATTATGCCCTTTTACCTCTTATTGAGAGCGGAAAACTCACTTGCCTGCTGGCCCAGTTTCCGTATTCCTTCCACTATAACGAGAAAAATATGGAACACCTCAAAAGGCTTAAAGAGTGGTTTGAGAACATCGAAGTGGTAATAGAGTTCAGAAACCGGGAATGGATAAGATCGGAGACAATGCAGTTTCTCAAAAAGGAAGGACTGGGATATGTTTGTGTAGATGAACCGGATATAAAAGGCCTTATAAAGAATGTCACGGCAGTAACCTCCAGGATTTCCTACTTGCGCATGCATGGGAGGAATGCTCAGAAATGGTATGGGAGCGAGGGTTCCGACAGGTATAACTATTTGTATAGCAAGGATGAACTGATGGAGTGGGTTCCAAGGATAAAAGAGATGGAGAAGATGTCCTCCATAACATTGGTTGCTTTCAACAACCACCCTATCGGGAAAGCCATTATAAACGCCCGGGAGCTTACTGATATGCTCCTGATTTGA
- a CDS encoding UvrB/UvrC motif-containing protein yields the protein MKRTSAMDLIEQVKLFPPKPGVYIMKDSLGNIIYVGKAKKLKNRVIQYFYNQRDRSPKINALVENIHSIEYILTDTELEAFITECRLIKEIKPKYNSQLKNDRRYTYIKISMSERFPRVSVAAEKDDDGSLFFGPYTSLSSVERVVSFIKECYPIRKCSRMPSAGKSSGCLNYSLGICMGACRKDADHDAYRKCIENIVLFLEGKDNSVVESIKEKISQAADRLDFEKAAKYRDDLRAIRHVLSKQMLIESSSKRRNIIAIEPTGKSSLKIFLFKGNRLMGAESFFMESADKEDVLEYLKSIILKGFKNSGLCVGGVLSRQEIDEAQIIYSYLRKNKNNIMSFWIPSSWLVEGNPRLRTGLCKIADRILVTEHA from the coding sequence ATGAAAAGAACTTCAGCTATGGATTTGATTGAACAGGTAAAGCTTTTTCCTCCAAAGCCTGGCGTATATATCATGAAAGATTCCTTAGGAAATATAATATATGTAGGCAAGGCCAAAAAGTTAAAAAACAGGGTGATACAGTACTTTTACAACCAAAGGGACAGATCACCAAAAATAAACGCTTTGGTGGAGAACATCCACAGCATAGAATATATTTTGACAGATACCGAACTGGAAGCGTTTATAACAGAATGCAGGCTGATAAAGGAAATAAAGCCCAAATATAATTCGCAATTGAAAAATGACAGGAGATATACTTACATAAAAATCAGCATGTCAGAAAGGTTTCCCCGGGTATCTGTTGCTGCTGAAAAAGATGATGACGGTTCCTTGTTTTTCGGACCGTACACGAGCCTTAGCAGTGTGGAGAGGGTCGTATCCTTCATAAAAGAATGTTATCCTATAAGGAAATGCAGCAGGATGCCTTCCGCAGGAAAATCGTCAGGATGCCTTAATTACAGTTTGGGCATATGCATGGGAGCTTGCAGGAAGGATGCCGACCATGACGCTTATAGGAAATGCATTGAAAATATTGTGCTCTTTCTCGAAGGAAAGGACAACTCGGTTGTAGAATCCATAAAGGAAAAAATCAGCCAGGCAGCCGACAGGCTGGACTTTGAAAAGGCTGCAAAGTACAGGGATGATTTGAGGGCCATCAGGCATGTTTTAAGCAAGCAAATGCTGATTGAGTCTTCGTCCAAAAGAAGGAATATAATAGCGATAGAACCTACAGGAAAGAGCAGCTTAAAAATATTTCTTTTCAAAGGCAATCGATTGATGGGCGCTGAATCGTTTTTTATGGAAAGCGCCGACAAAGAGGATGTATTGGAGTATTTAAAGAGCATCATATTAAAAGGCTTTAAAAATAGCGGTTTATGTGTGGGCGGTGTCCTGAGCCGTCAGGAAATCGACGAAGCCCAGATAATATATTCCTATCTAAGAAAGAACAAAAATAATATTATGAGCTTTTGGATACCTTCCAGCTGGCTTGTGGAAGGAAATCCAAGGCTGAGAACAGGTCTTTGCAAGATTGCGGACAGAATTTTAGTAACGGAACATGCTTAA
- a CDS encoding AraC family transcriptional regulator, producing the protein MKFDLVKASRKLSEIDLKIVAGKLDIDVLWFRAMIHDGDWHINRHTHSSYEFHFIASGGCSVVLDDGEFEAKEGEFYLTAPGVFHEQRSIGDGKMVEYCINCDINLTDDAPSEEKFILEILRDTPCRSFKDAHGSIELFNRALEEAYYQHAGYYTNIKSLATMIITAASRAMSESVPIRYSVPLKNRKSDYRIEQIEKFIDDNISNAITVGDVAKYMHLSEKQVLRIVREAKGTSVKDLIVKSKFQKARELLRETDLSLKQISDMLGFSSEYYFNQFFKREEGYPPGCFRYNTQKPNV; encoded by the coding sequence GTGAAATTTGATTTGGTTAAAGCTTCCCGAAAGCTTTCGGAAATTGATCTGAAAATTGTAGCAGGAAAGCTAGACATAGATGTTTTATGGTTCAGGGCGATGATCCATGACGGAGACTGGCATATAAACAGGCATACCCATTCATCTTATGAATTTCATTTTATAGCTTCAGGGGGATGCTCAGTCGTGCTGGACGACGGTGAGTTTGAAGCAAAAGAGGGGGAATTCTATCTTACTGCCCCGGGGGTTTTCCATGAGCAGCGGAGTATCGGTGACGGTAAGATGGTGGAATACTGCATCAATTGTGATATAAACCTGACAGATGACGCACCTTCGGAGGAAAAATTCATTCTGGAGATTTTACGAGACACTCCCTGCAGAAGCTTCAAGGATGCCCACGGCTCGATAGAGCTTTTTAACAGGGCGCTGGAAGAAGCATATTACCAGCATGCCGGTTATTATACAAATATAAAGAGCCTTGCTACTATGATCATAACCGCAGCATCAAGGGCAATGAGTGAAAGTGTGCCTATTAGATATAGTGTACCGTTGAAAAACAGAAAAAGTGATTATAGGATTGAGCAAATTGAGAAGTTCATCGACGATAACATATCAAATGCCATAACAGTCGGTGATGTGGCTAAATACATGCATTTGAGCGAAAAGCAGGTGCTCCGGATTGTAAGGGAAGCAAAAGGAACCTCCGTCAAGGATTTGATCGTGAAGTCCAAATTTCAAAAAGCCCGTGAGCTTTTAAGAGAAACGGACTTGTCTTTAAAACAGATATCCGACATGCTTGGATTTTCCAGCGAATATTATTTTAATCAGTTTTTCAAGAGGGAGGAAGGCTATCCGCCAGGCTGCTTCAGGTATAATACTCAAAAACCAAATGTCTGA
- the rpsU gene encoding 30S ribosomal protein S21, whose product MSEVRVKENESLESALKRFKRQCAKAGVLAEVRKREHYEKPSVKRKKKSEAARKRKFK is encoded by the coding sequence ATGTCTGAAGTAAGAGTTAAAGAGAATGAGTCTCTTGAGAGTGCTCTCAAAAGGTTTAAGAGACAGTGCGCTAAAGCTGGAGTTTTAGCCGAAGTAAGAAAAAGAGAGCATTACGAGAAACCCAGTGTAAAGAGAAAAAAGAAATCTGAAGCTGCAAGAAAAAGGAAGTTTAAATAA
- the argS gene encoding arginine--tRNA ligase codes for MLNFKKAVADVLDNIIEPLDSQQIFDILELPPNPEMGDLALPCFKLSKIMRRSPVQIAQELAEKLQVSEYIDKVEAVSGYLNIFFIKSAFIKEVLESAIKEKDKYGSQDVGKGKTVVIDYSAPNIAKPFHVGHLRSTVIGNSLYKIFEFMGYNCVGVNHLGDWGTQFGKLIVAYKKWGSREKVEKDQIKELMALYVRFHDEAEKNPELDDEARAWFTKMERGDQEALELWKWFKDISLKEFDRVYKVLGVSFDSYAGESFYNDKMDATVEELKQKNLLKESEGAQIVDLEEYGMPPCIILKKDGSTLYATRDITAAIYRKNTYDFDKCIYVTGASQSLHFQQWFKVIELMGYPWAKNLIHVPFGIVSLGGEKLATRKGKVVLLEDILNEAIKKTREIIEEKSPNMENKDETAREIGVGAVIFSDLSNNRIKDVSFTWDEALNFDGETGPYVQYTHARTCSVLNKAGMEPSSEFNAELLSTKEEYQLVKTLYQFPEKVIQAMNDLEPSVITRYLVDVAQDFNRFYHEHSILVEDQELRKARLALVAATRITLSNGLKLIGLSAPERV; via the coding sequence ATGCTTAACTTTAAAAAAGCTGTTGCTGACGTGCTGGACAACATAATAGAACCCTTGGATTCCCAGCAAATATTTGACATACTGGAACTGCCTCCGAACCCCGAAATGGGTGATCTGGCCCTACCGTGTTTTAAACTCAGCAAAATCATGAGGAGATCTCCCGTACAGATCGCTCAGGAACTGGCAGAAAAGCTTCAGGTTTCCGAATACATAGATAAGGTTGAAGCCGTATCCGGCTATCTCAATATATTCTTTATTAAAAGCGCCTTTATCAAGGAAGTGCTGGAAAGCGCGATAAAAGAAAAGGATAAGTATGGCTCGCAGGATGTCGGCAAGGGCAAAACCGTTGTTATAGATTATTCGGCGCCCAATATTGCAAAGCCTTTTCATGTAGGCCATCTCCGTTCGACGGTGATAGGTAACTCCCTGTATAAGATATTTGAGTTCATGGGATACAATTGTGTGGGTGTAAACCATCTCGGAGACTGGGGTACACAGTTCGGCAAGCTTATCGTTGCATATAAGAAATGGGGCAGCAGGGAAAAGGTAGAGAAAGATCAGATAAAGGAGCTTATGGCCTTATATGTCAGATTCCACGATGAGGCGGAAAAAAATCCGGAACTGGATGATGAAGCGAGAGCCTGGTTTACAAAAATGGAGCGGGGAGACCAGGAAGCCTTGGAATTGTGGAAGTGGTTTAAGGATATAAGCCTCAAAGAGTTTGACAGAGTTTACAAGGTACTGGGTGTATCCTTTGATTCCTATGCAGGAGAGAGCTTCTACAATGATAAGATGGATGCCACCGTAGAGGAGCTTAAGCAGAAGAATCTTCTAAAAGAAAGCGAAGGAGCGCAGATTGTAGACCTTGAGGAATATGGAATGCCTCCGTGCATAATTCTTAAAAAGGACGGAAGCACCTTATATGCGACAAGGGATATAACCGCAGCCATATACAGAAAGAACACTTATGATTTTGACAAGTGCATTTATGTGACAGGCGCCAGTCAAAGTCTGCATTTCCAGCAGTGGTTTAAAGTTATCGAGCTTATGGGATACCCGTGGGCTAAAAACCTGATTCATGTGCCTTTCGGTATAGTGAGCCTGGGTGGTGAGAAACTGGCAACCCGAAAAGGAAAAGTAGTGCTGCTGGAAGACATACTGAATGAAGCCATCAAAAAAACACGGGAAATAATCGAGGAAAAAAGCCCGAATATGGAAAACAAAGATGAAACTGCCCGGGAAATAGGCGTTGGCGCAGTAATATTCAGTGACTTGAGCAACAACCGCATAAAGGACGTTTCTTTTACTTGGGACGAAGCGCTTAATTTTGACGGAGAGACCGGACCATATGTGCAGTATACCCATGCCAGAACCTGCAGCGTGCTTAACAAAGCGGGCATGGAGCCTTCTTCCGAGTTTAATGCGGAACTGCTCAGTACAAAGGAAGAATATCAGTTGGTAAAAACCCTGTATCAGTTCCCGGAAAAGGTAATTCAGGCAATGAACGACCTGGAACCTTCGGTGATAACCCGGTATCTCGTGGATGTAGCCCAGGATTTCAACCGTTTTTATCATGAGCATTCCATTCTGGTGGAGGATCAGGAACTCAGAAAAGCACGCCTTGCATTGGTGGCAGCAACAAGGATAACACTGTCCAATGGTTTGAAGCTGATTGGATTGAGCGCTCCGGAAAGAGTATGA
- a CDS encoding histidine triad nucleotide-binding protein encodes MENCIFCKIIKREIPSTIVYEDEKVLAFNDIQPVAPIHVLIVPKQHIESVKKLTEKNASILMDIHLAANKIAEKLGISDKGYRLINNCGPDAGQTVLHLHYHLLGGKDLGPKII; translated from the coding sequence ATGGAAAATTGCATATTTTGTAAAATTATCAAAAGAGAGATACCGTCGACCATTGTCTATGAGGATGAAAAGGTATTGGCTTTCAATGATATACAGCCTGTTGCTCCCATACATGTGCTGATAGTTCCCAAACAACATATTGAGAGCGTAAAGAAGTTGACGGAAAAAAATGCTTCTATTTTAATGGATATCCATCTCGCTGCCAACAAAATAGCTGAAAAACTGGGAATTTCAGATAAAGGTTACAGGCTCATAAATAATTGTGGTCCTGACGCAGGTCAGACTGTTCTCCATCTTCATTACCACCTGCTGGGTGGAAAAGATCTGGGACCAAAGATTATTTAA